From the genome of Actinacidiphila yeochonensis CN732, one region includes:
- a CDS encoding DLW-39 family protein, with translation MKKILLIALAAVAGLFVYRQIQADRAEQDLWTEATDSVPGGSGSNV, from the coding sequence ATGAAGAAGATTCTCCTGATCGCACTGGCCGCCGTCGCCGGTCTGTTCGTTTACCGGCAGATCCAGGCGGACCGCGCAGAGCAGGACCTGTGGACGGAAGCCACCGACTCGGTCCCGGGCGGTAGCGGCTCGAACGTCTGA